One window of the Tubulanus polymorphus chromosome 11, tnTubPoly1.2, whole genome shotgun sequence genome contains the following:
- the LOC141912723 gene encoding uncharacterized protein LOC141912723 has protein sequence MILLHLLVFTLSQASAYDFESLCHNPQVQHLKTVVSLCDSFGRFRGKLAVGPENAYFNEPKRNRATYVRFGRDVTHQQQTNSAADSQEQHKTAWSQNGEGYLRFGRSVTSGAHHDLQKRDAEKPNDQIPTPVIDSDAESDAVKRYIRFGKRYMRFGRSGLDDENEPDKRYIRFGKKDSDQLEKRYIRFGKRFDEGEEDSDDDDDENIDGDDIEKRYTRFGKRYMRFGKRNDFLRFGEPTEKRYIRFGKRNDFLRFGNPAEKRYIRFGKRNDFLRFGEPAEKRYMRFGKRNDFLRFGEPAEKRYIRFGRSEGSDDIDDEKRYMRFGRSGDGADKRYIRFGKRNDFLRFGNEKRYMRFGRNDESAADNNTAASKRYIRFGKRAADAADEKSKDKNDVVPAESKIAKKRSVRSVKEVPGAADSSEADEELARLARYLKMNENAMGDTIGGYIRFGREEDDNDDSDDENDDFTNADKRYIRFGKRYMRFGRSNSNNDNDDLNDFNKHFARVAKNVAGYTRFGRGGSGTGYIRFG, from the coding sequence GTCCCGAAAATGCTTACTTCAACGAACCAAAACGCAACCGCGCCACCTACGTACGATTCGGAAGAGACGTCACCCACCAACAGCAGACGAACTCGGCAGCCGATAGTCAGGAGCAACACAAGACCGCGTGGTCGCAAAACGGCGAGGGATACCTCCGTTTCGGAAGGTCCGTCACGAGCGGCGCTCACCACGATCTCCAGAAGAGAGACGCCGAAAAACCGAATGACCAGATCCCGACTCCGGTCATCGACTCGGACGCTGAATCGGACGCCGTCAAGCGGTACATCCGCTTCGGTAAGCGATACATGAGATTCGGACGAAGCGGCCTCGACGACGAAAACGAACCGGACAAACGTTACATCAGATTCGGCAAAAAGGACTCAGATCAGCTGGAAAAACGATACATCAGATTCGGTAAAAGGTTCGACGAGGGCGAAGAGGACtccgatgacgatgatgatgaaaatatcgatggcGACGATATCGAGAAACGGTACACTCGTTTCGGTAAACGATACATGCGCTTCGGTAAACGAAACGACTTTTTAAGGTTCGGGGAACCGACCGAGAAGCGATACATCCGATTCGGCAAGAGAAACGACTTCCTCAGATTCGGCAATCCGGCGGAAAAGCGATACATACGATTCGGCAAACGAAACGATTTCCTGCGATTCGGGGAGCCGGCCGAGAAAAGGTACATGCGTTTCGGCAAGCGAAACGACTTTCTCAGATTCGGGGAACCGGCCGAAAAGCGGTACATACGATTCGGCCGCAGCGAAGGCAGTGACGACATCGACGACGAGAAACGATACATGAGATTCGGCCGATCCGGCGACGGCGCCGACAAACGATACATTCGCTTCGGCAAAAGAAACGACTTCTTGCGATTCGGCAACGAAAAGCGATACATGCGCTTCGGTCGTAACGACGAGAGCGCCGCCGATAACAACACCGCCGCCTCGAAACGATACATACGCTTCGGCAAACGGGCCGCCGATGCCGCAGACGAGAAGAGCAAAGACAAAAACGACGTCGTCCCCGCCGAGAGTAAGATAGCCAAGAAGAGAAGCGTCCGATCGGTGAAAGAGGTGCCCGGTGCCGCCGACTCGAGCGAGGCCGACGAAGAGCTGGCCAGATTGGCGAGATACCTGAAGATGAACGAGAACGCTATGGGCGACACGATTGGTGGTTACATCCGATTCGGCCGCGAAGAAGACGACAACGACGATTCCGACGATGAGAATGACGATTTCACGAACGCCGACAAGCGTTATATTCGATTCGGTAAGCGGTACATGCGTTTCGGGCGATCCAACAGCAACAACGATAACGACGACTTGAACgatttcaataaacattttgcCCGCGTCGCGAAAAACGTCGCCGGCTATACAAGGTTCGGCCGCGGAGGGTCGGGTACGGGGTACATCCGGTTCGGGTAA
- the LOC141912945 gene encoding uncharacterized protein LOC141912945, giving the protein MILCVVQLLVGAMFPGICECLNCITCDSGVASNRFSSKCVTENDIKNHVPNLTATCNNNPTITPLCYFGFYKDENRKQQAIRGCEISGKCTSSCKLPMKDNNMIVRCCKGDNCNTMTATAFVNRPRLQTVVLLTSIAFVLS; this is encoded by the exons ATGATTCTCTGCGTTGTTCAACTCCTCGTCGGGGCCATGTTTCCAG GTATTTGCGAGTGTCTTAATTGTATCACGTGCGACTCGGGTGTGGCGTCGAATCGTTTCAGCTCTAAATGCGTCACGGAGAACGATATTAAAAACCACGTTCCAAATTTAACGGCAACCTGCAACAACAACCCGACGATTACGCCATTATGCTAC TTCGGATTCTACAAAGACGAAAATAGAAAACAGCAAGCTATACGTGGCTGCGAGATCAGCGGAAAGTGCACCTCATCCTGTAAACTACCGATGAAGGACAACAACATGATC gtacgatgCTGTAAAGGAGACAACTGTAACACGATGACTGCCACAGCGTTCGTCAACCGTCCACGATTACAGACAGTCGTTCTTCTGACATCTATCGCATTCGTATTATCATAA
- the LOC141913254 gene encoding uncharacterized protein LOC141913254 produces MAFLIHLLILAVYPGSSRGLNCITCDSGKPAQSLSDKCVQQVDIINHLANLSKECNANPTLTPICYYGFYMDGYRNLHAIRGCEITGDCNFAQLTAMGSTLTYLNHLSVRCCRENNCNTMTATAAIPDPKLPSRLLFASLISALLHSTSTWY; encoded by the exons ATGgcatttctaattcatttactCATTTTAGCCGTATATCCAG GTTCGAGTCGTGGTCTGAACTGCATCACTTGCGATTCGGGTAAACCCGCGCAAAGCCTCAGCGATAAATGCGTCCAACAAGTCGACATAATCAACCATTTGGCGAATCTTTCGAAGGAATGTAACGCGAATCCGACGTTGACGCCGATATGCTAC TATGGATTTTACATGGACGGCTACAGGAATCTACACGCTATTCGCGGATGTGAAATCACAGGCGATTGCAATTTCGCTCAGTTGACGGCCATGGGTAGTACGTTAACCTACCTAAACCACCTATCG GTTCGTTGCTGCAGGGAGAATAATTGTAACACGATGACCGCTACTGCTGCAATACCCGACCCTAAACTCCCGTCGCGTCTACTCTTCGCGTCGCTGATTTCTGCATTGTTACACTCTACATCCACATGGTACTGA